A portion of the Chloroflexia bacterium SDU3-3 genome contains these proteins:
- a CDS encoding thiolase family protein, with protein MHDQDVVIVSAARTPIGKFQGAYKDMSATALGGHAVRAAVARAGVDAALVDECIMGNVVSAGLGQAPARQAALAGGLPDSVSTMGVSKVCGSGLKAVMLATALIRAGDAQVAVAGGMENMSRGPYLLPQGRSGYRLGHGEILDATVHDGLWCSFENHHMGLSAEWIASAQDVSREAQDAYAFESHRRAIAAQDAGLFNDEIAPVEIALGRGKTATVSADEPPRRDTSMEALAKLRPSFTSDGTVTAGNAPGITDGAAALVLMSGAKARDLGLQPLARVMGTAQAGVKPLEIFTAPPFAVRRLLEKTGTTVDDYDLFELNEAFAAQSVANARALNLDVDRLNVHGGAIALGHPIGASGARVLVTLIYALRQRGGQRGIASLCIGGGEAVALAVELM; from the coding sequence ATGCACGATCAGGATGTTGTGATTGTGAGCGCAGCACGAACGCCCATTGGCAAGTTCCAGGGCGCATATAAGGATATGTCGGCGACCGCCCTTGGCGGCCACGCGGTGCGCGCCGCGGTGGCGCGGGCAGGGGTCGATGCCGCGCTGGTGGATGAGTGCATCATGGGTAATGTGGTGAGCGCCGGCCTGGGCCAGGCCCCCGCCCGCCAGGCCGCGCTGGCCGGTGGCCTGCCCGATAGCGTCAGCACCATGGGCGTGAGCAAGGTCTGCGGCAGCGGCCTGAAGGCCGTGATGCTGGCCACCGCGCTGATCCGCGCGGGCGATGCCCAGGTGGCAGTGGCGGGCGGCATGGAGAACATGTCGCGCGGGCCGTACCTGCTGCCCCAGGGCCGCAGCGGCTACCGCCTTGGCCACGGCGAGATCCTGGATGCGACGGTGCACGATGGCCTGTGGTGCTCGTTCGAGAACCACCACATGGGCCTCTCTGCCGAGTGGATCGCCAGCGCCCAGGATGTGAGCCGCGAAGCCCAGGATGCCTACGCCTTCGAGTCGCACCGCCGCGCGATCGCCGCGCAGGATGCGGGCCTGTTCAACGACGAGATCGCGCCGGTGGAGATCGCGCTGGGCCGTGGCAAGACCGCCACGGTGAGCGCCGACGAGCCGCCCCGTCGCGACACCAGTATGGAGGCGCTGGCCAAGCTGCGGCCCTCGTTTACCAGCGATGGCACGGTGACGGCGGGCAATGCCCCCGGCATCACCGACGGCGCGGCGGCGCTGGTGCTGATGAGCGGCGCGAAGGCCCGCGATCTGGGCCTGCAGCCGCTGGCCAGGGTCATGGGCACGGCCCAGGCGGGCGTGAAGCCGCTGGAGATCTTCACCGCGCCGCCGTTCGCCGTCCGCCGCCTGCTGGAGAAGACCGGTACGACGGTTGATGACTACGACCTGTTCGAGCTGAACGAGGCGTTTGCCGCCCAGTCGGTGGCCAACGCCCGCGCCCTGAACCTGGATGTCGATCGCCTGAATGTGCACGGCGGCGCGATCGCGCTGGGCCACCCGATTGGCGCGTCGGGCGCGCGCGTGCTGGTGACGCTGATCTATGCCCTGCGACAGCGGGGCGGCCAGCGTGGCATCGCCTCGCTGTGTATCGGCGGCGGCGAGGCCGTGGCGCTGGCAGTGGAGCTGATGTAG
- a CDS encoding carboxypeptidase-like regulatory domain-containing protein translates to MRIKTFATLGLAGGMLALAFSLGIPAANGAPASAPLLQPSPRPTLIPTSTARPTATTAATAVATTVATAKPHATSTSKNNSKEEVVRYGHITGTVIDERTGAPVSYVKVMVGSYTLMTDVSGNYDLWVPTGTYDVVLSLTGGQGTPVHASSKVTIKADTTTVEHLSFRSAAPAVAAPAEIAPVVAPDTAVAPVVVEAPVAEAPAKAPTLTAKESPERLPTTGEGDSLPMMVMWVAVVLVLMGGLLAIPPVRLALVPMFGASHTNKAADERLLSRLIGAKSAKTDEEDRAFLDDLLK, encoded by the coding sequence ATGCGGATAAAAACATTTGCGACTCTTGGCCTGGCTGGGGGGATGCTGGCCCTGGCCTTTAGCCTGGGCATCCCGGCGGCGAACGGCGCTCCGGCGAGCGCCCCGCTGCTGCAGCCCTCGCCGCGCCCCACGCTGATCCCCACATCCACGGCCCGCCCGACAGCCACCACAGCGGCTACGGCAGTTGCCACCACGGTGGCCACCGCCAAGCCCCACGCCACTTCGACATCGAAGAACAATAGCAAGGAAGAGGTGGTGCGCTATGGCCACATCACTGGCACGGTCATCGATGAGCGCACCGGCGCTCCGGTGAGCTATGTGAAGGTGATGGTAGGCAGCTACACGCTGATGACCGATGTGAGCGGCAACTATGATCTGTGGGTGCCCACCGGCACCTACGATGTGGTGCTTTCGCTTACGGGTGGGCAGGGTACCCCGGTGCACGCCTCCTCGAAGGTGACGATTAAGGCCGACACGACCACCGTGGAGCACCTGAGCTTCCGATCGGCTGCGCCTGCGGTGGCTGCGCCTGCCGAGATCGCCCCGGTGGTGGCCCCCGATACGGCGGTTGCCCCTGTGGTCGTCGAGGCCCCGGTGGCCGAGGCCCCGGCTAAGGCCCCGACTCTGACGGCCAAAGAGTCGCCGGAGCGGCTGCCGACCACCGGCGAGGGCGACTCGCTGCCGATGATGGTGATGTGGGTGGCGGTGGTGCTGGTGCTGATGGGCGGCCTGCTAGCGATCCCCCCGGTTCGGCTGGCGCTGGTGCCCATGTTTGGGGCCAGCCACACCAACAAGGCTGCCGATGAGCGCCTGCTCAGCCGCCTGATCGGCGCGAAGAGTGCAAAGACTGACGAGGAAGATCGGGCATTTTTGGATGATCTGCTGAAGTAG
- a CDS encoding choice-of-anchor D domain-containing protein, with translation MNTPFRGMLSARWRWAAIIALLSTFFLSHSAWAAPDPNLDVTLSDNTATAVSNQEITYTIKIVNSGPTVTPSIVFTFPANITFQSALPAPDASTAADLTWTTQPIAAGATARFYVTVKIDPSLNNGTVLTSQVDVTTGSGTNTATDVTTIQAPQLTATPTSLAFGNQRVGTTSAAKTVTLKNTGAQPVVLSASSSWSFSAAGYAVSSTTCNGATLAVNATCTISITFTPPATGTINSTLSVPSDAPSSPLQISLTGTGTAPAISVTPTALTFGVQKVNTTSAAQVVTITNTGDAVLTFTSTNITGNPEFTSTKTCGATLAAGASCTISVSFRPTGTGARTQGTLTIVSNASNTPSVPVTLDGTGAAPAVLLSTNSLDFGTQTLNQTTTAQSVTVTNDSDVSLVISSVTIVGTNPGDFAQTNTCATVAAHGTCTINVTFKPTAVGARSATLSIADDASGSPHTVDLAGVGVNAAIVLSPTTLAFGDQIVNTVSASQTFTITSSGGAPLNVTNVTFPAPYQGTPGTCTGTSFTLNPGSSCTFTVTFAPTSAGDFNLSALIYSNASARPVGVALTGKGVVVAPAVTLNPTSLDFGSVAYGVASPPKTVTLTNSGNATLSITGLVPPSNADFAVSSDCSATLAAGASCTITVIFTPSVGGAGTGVISVETNAASSPDLIQLTGVGVAPKYGSSPAAGALTISSVIGSSNTVVITVNNTGSATLNVSAPAETVAAPFGVTPASAYTVAAGASAQVAVTCSPTAAGPYSQVLTYTTNDPTLPSVSYNITCNGTATPTAGFASSPAVGGTIAFGDVAANTTATSDLMISEVGTADLIVGLKGGSVATALTGAQASSFSVAGAFPLTVADGAAGSTLVVSCGPQAEGDLTATLTLTTNDPAQPEVSYTLTCKGVGTPIHLLYLPLLARATDPADLVVTAFTITPMSLKAGDPVAVSAVVSNNGQTTTGGFWVDLYLNPTAAPTAANLPWNETCGLLQPCYGLAWYVEGLAPGASITLTSNEGSYFAQNSNWIGTLAAGTTTAYLYADSWNRDDTNGTRVETGAVVESNESNNRADISGISVSASGLRLKSADTTSLPQRPLHPKQ, from the coding sequence ATGAACACACCCTTCCGTGGAATGCTTTCAGCACGCTGGCGCTGGGCCGCGATTATTGCGCTATTAAGCACATTTTTCCTGAGCCACTCTGCCTGGGCCGCCCCCGACCCAAACTTGGATGTTACCCTTTCTGATAACACCGCCACTGCGGTGTCGAATCAGGAAATTACGTATACGATCAAAATTGTTAATTCAGGCCCCACGGTTACACCCTCTATTGTTTTTACTTTTCCGGCCAATATCACCTTCCAAAGTGCCCTGCCTGCGCCCGATGCCTCAACCGCAGCAGATCTGACCTGGACCACCCAGCCAATCGCTGCGGGCGCTACGGCGCGCTTCTATGTGACGGTCAAGATTGATCCGAGCCTCAATAATGGCACGGTGCTGACATCGCAGGTGGATGTGACGACAGGGAGCGGCACCAACACCGCGACCGATGTGACCACCATCCAGGCGCCACAGCTGACCGCCACCCCCACATCACTTGCTTTCGGCAACCAGCGCGTGGGCACCACGTCGGCGGCGAAAACCGTCACCCTCAAGAACACCGGTGCCCAGCCTGTGGTACTGTCGGCATCCTCGTCTTGGTCGTTCTCCGCGGCTGGCTATGCGGTTTCCTCCACTACCTGTAATGGGGCGACGCTGGCGGTAAACGCTACCTGCACAATAAGTATCACATTCACCCCGCCGGCCACAGGTACTATCAACTCGACGCTGTCGGTCCCGAGCGATGCGCCATCCAGCCCGCTGCAGATCAGCCTGACCGGCACGGGCACCGCTCCGGCGATCTCGGTGACGCCTACGGCTCTGACGTTTGGTGTCCAGAAGGTGAACACGACCAGCGCTGCCCAGGTCGTTACCATCACCAACACGGGCGATGCGGTGCTGACCTTCACCTCGACCAATATCACCGGCAACCCCGAGTTTACTTCGACGAAGACATGTGGCGCCACGCTTGCTGCGGGGGCGTCGTGTACGATCAGCGTATCGTTCCGCCCGACCGGCACTGGTGCGCGCACCCAGGGTACGCTCACCATTGTCAGCAATGCGAGCAACACCCCCTCGGTGCCCGTGACTCTGGATGGCACCGGCGCGGCCCCTGCCGTGCTGCTGAGCACAAACTCGCTGGATTTCGGCACGCAGACCCTGAACCAGACTACCACCGCCCAGAGCGTGACCGTGACGAATGATAGCGATGTCTCGCTGGTCATCTCGTCGGTGACGATTGTTGGCACCAACCCTGGCGATTTCGCGCAGACCAATACCTGCGCGACAGTGGCAGCCCATGGGACATGCACGATCAATGTCACCTTCAAACCCACTGCGGTGGGCGCACGCAGCGCGACACTGAGCATCGCAGATGATGCGAGCGGCTCGCCCCACACCGTGGATCTTGCTGGTGTTGGTGTGAATGCTGCGATTGTGCTGAGCCCTACAACGCTGGCCTTTGGCGATCAGATCGTGAATACGGTGAGCGCTAGCCAGACATTTACCATCACCAGCAGCGGCGGCGCGCCGCTGAATGTCACGAATGTGACCTTCCCTGCCCCCTACCAGGGTACACCGGGTACCTGCACCGGCACCTCGTTCACGCTGAACCCCGGATCGAGCTGCACCTTCACCGTGACATTCGCGCCGACCTCGGCGGGCGACTTTAATCTTTCGGCGCTGATCTATAGCAACGCCAGCGCGCGGCCAGTGGGCGTAGCGCTCACCGGCAAGGGCGTTGTGGTGGCACCGGCGGTCACGCTGAATCCGACCTCGCTGGATTTCGGCTCGGTGGCCTACGGCGTGGCCAGCCCGCCCAAGACGGTGACTCTGACCAATAGCGGCAATGCTACGCTTTCGATCACCGGCCTAGTGCCGCCCAGCAATGCCGATTTCGCTGTCAGCAGCGACTGTTCGGCCACCCTGGCCGCTGGGGCATCGTGCACGATCACCGTGATCTTTACGCCGTCGGTTGGGGGCGCGGGCACGGGTGTGATCTCGGTTGAGACCAACGCGGCCAGCTCGCCCGACCTCATCCAGCTGACCGGCGTGGGCGTTGCCCCGAAGTACGGCTCCTCGCCCGCCGCTGGTGCGCTGACGATCTCAAGCGTGATCGGCTCCTCCAACACCGTGGTGATCACGGTCAACAACACCGGCAGCGCAACGCTGAATGTGAGCGCCCCTGCCGAGACGGTGGCTGCACCCTTTGGCGTCACGCCCGCCTCGGCCTACACGGTGGCGGCAGGCGCGAGCGCGCAGGTGGCGGTGACATGTTCGCCGACCGCCGCTGGCCCCTACAGCCAGGTGCTGACCTACACGACCAACGACCCCACGCTGCCCTCGGTGTCCTACAATATCACCTGCAATGGCACCGCTACGCCCACGGCAGGCTTTGCCTCGTCGCCTGCTGTGGGTGGCACGATCGCCTTCGGCGATGTGGCCGCCAATACCACGGCGACAAGCGACCTGATGATCAGCGAGGTGGGTACGGCAGATCTGATCGTAGGCCTGAAGGGCGGATCGGTTGCCACCGCCCTGACGGGTGCGCAGGCTAGCAGCTTCAGCGTCGCTGGGGCATTCCCGCTGACTGTCGCCGATGGCGCTGCTGGATCGACCTTGGTGGTGTCATGCGGCCCGCAGGCCGAGGGTGATCTGACGGCGACGCTGACCCTGACCACCAACGACCCGGCCCAGCCCGAGGTATCCTACACCCTCACCTGCAAGGGCGTGGGCACGCCGATCCACCTGCTGTACCTGCCGCTGCTGGCCCGCGCGACCGATCCGGCCGATCTGGTGGTGACCGCGTTCACCATCACGCCCATGTCGCTAAAGGCTGGTGATCCGGTGGCGGTTAGCGCGGTGGTCTCGAACAATGGGCAGACCACGACGGGCGGCTTCTGGGTGGACCTGTACCTGAACCCGACGGCTGCACCGACGGCGGCCAACCTGCCCTGGAACGAGACCTGCGGGCTGCTGCAGCCGTGCTACGGCCTCGCCTGGTATGTGGAGGGCCTGGCGCCTGGGGCGAGCATCACGCTCACCTCGAACGAGGGCAGCTACTTTGCCCAGAATAGCAACTGGATTGGCACCTTGGCCGCAGGCACCACCACCGCGTACCTGTATGCCGACAGCTGGAACCGCGATGATACGAATGGCACGCGTGTGGAAACAGGCGCTGTCGTTGAGAGCAACGAGTCGAATAACCGAGCGGATATCTCGGGGATCAGCGTGAGCGCGAGCGGTCTGCGACTGAAGAGCGCTGACACGACATCGCTGCCGCAGCGACCGCTGCACCCGAAGCAGTAG